From Gemmatimonadaceae bacterium, a single genomic window includes:
- a CDS encoding efflux transporter outer membrane subunit, translating to MMRSRGLLVAAAPVVLASACLAGPRYVPETVASSRERIGVTRTGDSANAFFDSLAAARRADTARIAAVPAVRRLAAIDSLTSFAWLDLLRDTTLTRLVDVALQQNRDLRVAEARIREFRAAVGVSKAPLVPSVALNGSESSNQVVLGSFPPSAYRAARVTADLTWELDFWGRLRRGVQAASADLGAQEAAERATVLSLVSNVATSYLQLLELDQERLVAQQTLSSRQATLDVARARYSEGLTSELDVRQFEAQVAAPAVTLAQTERATAVTEHNLNVLLGEGPTAIPRRGTLAAAVEALSIPDSIPAGLLARRPDVQQAERNYAAAHARIGVADAARLPTVSIVGSLGSQAGVPNNVFGDNTHVYQLFAGVSFPVFDNRRLANLSAEARARADQAKASYESTALNAIREANDALAGVRAARDEVAAQATQARALRQALSLAESRYDAGLSSYLDLLDAQRSLFSAELALSQAQLGELTAAVQLYKALGGTWTTSR from the coding sequence ATGATGCGCTCTCGCGGACTACTCGTCGCCGCGGCTCCCGTCGTGTTGGCGTCGGCGTGTCTCGCCGGCCCGCGGTACGTGCCCGAGACGGTCGCCAGCTCGCGCGAACGCATCGGCGTCACGCGAACGGGCGACTCGGCAAACGCGTTCTTCGATTCGCTCGCCGCGGCGCGACGAGCGGACACGGCTCGCATCGCGGCCGTGCCTGCCGTTCGTCGCTTGGCGGCGATCGACTCCCTCACGTCGTTCGCCTGGCTGGATCTCCTGCGCGACACGACGCTCACTCGGCTGGTCGACGTCGCGCTTCAACAAAACCGGGATCTCCGTGTCGCCGAGGCACGAATCCGAGAATTTCGCGCGGCGGTCGGCGTGTCGAAGGCGCCGCTCGTTCCGTCCGTGGCGCTCAATGGATCGGAGAGCTCGAACCAGGTCGTGCTCGGGTCGTTTCCGCCGAGCGCCTATCGCGCGGCGCGCGTCACGGCCGATCTCACGTGGGAGCTCGACTTCTGGGGCCGGCTGCGTCGCGGCGTTCAAGCGGCGTCGGCCGACCTCGGCGCGCAGGAGGCGGCGGAGCGCGCGACCGTTCTTTCGCTGGTGAGCAACGTCGCGACGAGCTATCTCCAACTGCTCGAGCTCGATCAAGAGCGGCTCGTGGCGCAGCAGACGTTGAGCTCCCGCCAAGCGACGCTCGACGTCGCGCGCGCGCGATACTCGGAGGGACTCACGTCGGAGCTCGACGTGCGACAGTTCGAGGCGCAGGTGGCCGCGCCGGCGGTGACGCTGGCGCAGACCGAGCGCGCGACCGCCGTGACGGAGCACAACCTGAACGTCTTGCTCGGCGAAGGTCCGACGGCGATCCCGCGACGCGGAACGCTCGCCGCGGCGGTGGAGGCTCTCTCGATCCCCGATTCGATTCCGGCCGGCCTTCTCGCGCGGCGCCCCGACGTGCAGCAGGCGGAGCGCAACTACGCCGCCGCCCACGCGCGCATCGGAGTCGCCGATGCGGCTCGGTTGCCGACGGTGAGCATCGTGGGGTCGCTGGGATCGCAGGCCGGCGTGCCGAACAACGTGTTCGGAGACAACACGCACGTGTACCAGCTGTTCGCCGGTGTCTCGTTTCCGGTGTTCGACAACCGTCGCCTCGCGAACTTGTCCGCGGAAGCGCGTGCTCGCGCGGACCAGGCGAAAGCGTCGTACGAGTCGACGGCGCTCAACGCGATCCGCGAAGCGAACGATGCCCTCGCCGGAGTGCGCGCTGCGCGTGACGAGGTGGCCGCGCAAGCCACGCAGGCTCGGGCGCTGCGGCAGGCGCTCAGTCTCGCCGAATCGAGGTACGACGCGGGGTTGTCATCGTACCTCGATCTGCTCGACGCGCAGCGGAGCTTGTTCAGCGCGGAGCTGGCGTTGAGTCAGGCGCAGCTCGGCGAGCTGACTGCGGCAGTGCAGCTCTACAAAGCGCTGGGCGGAACTTGGACGACCAGTAGATAG
- a CDS encoding DUF2252 family protein has translation MPRSKTTVADRIAAFNAGRDARRLERKYRAMRLDAFVFFRGAAHLYWEDWEPRAARLPKSPRVWACGDLHLENFGSYRGDNRLVYFDLNDFDEAAMAPATADVCRLLTSLRLAAGALHLDDPETAELSEGLLVAYCEALGSGKARWVERPTARGMVRDLLNGARERTHAALLARRTVVEDGRRRLRLDGIRMEALSPRERASVTQHLAEFVESVAKTEDQAKFYRLIDVAARIAGTGSLGVRRYVALVRGHGGEDGRVLLDIKQARPSSMAKHIGVPQPAWKSEAHRVVEIQWRMQAISPALLAPVSFGRSSFVLRELQPVEDRLALAHWDGKLSRLRKVVVTMGETLAWAQLRSASREGSATLDDLIAFGRSHAWRESVLEYARLYANKTVRYWGEFKRSSLSAV, from the coding sequence GTGCCGAGATCGAAAACCACTGTCGCCGACCGAATCGCGGCATTCAACGCGGGACGCGATGCGCGGCGGCTCGAACGGAAGTACCGAGCGATGCGGCTCGATGCGTTTGTGTTCTTTCGAGGCGCGGCTCATTTGTACTGGGAGGATTGGGAGCCGCGCGCGGCTCGTTTGCCGAAGAGTCCCAGGGTCTGGGCGTGCGGCGACCTTCACCTCGAGAACTTCGGCAGCTATCGTGGCGACAATCGCCTCGTCTACTTCGACCTCAACGATTTTGACGAGGCCGCCATGGCGCCGGCGACAGCCGACGTCTGTCGGTTGCTCACAAGCCTTCGATTGGCGGCGGGCGCCCTCCATCTCGATGATCCGGAGACCGCGGAGCTGAGCGAGGGGCTGCTCGTTGCCTATTGCGAGGCACTCGGTTCGGGTAAGGCGCGTTGGGTCGAGCGGCCGACGGCGCGCGGGATGGTCCGCGACCTCCTGAACGGCGCGCGGGAGCGAACCCACGCGGCGCTCCTCGCGCGCCGCACCGTCGTCGAAGACGGCCGGCGACGGCTTCGGCTCGACGGGATCCGGATGGAAGCCTTGTCGCCGCGCGAGCGCGCGTCCGTGACGCAGCATCTGGCGGAATTCGTGGAGTCGGTGGCCAAGACGGAGGATCAAGCGAAGTTCTACCGCTTGATCGACGTCGCGGCGCGCATCGCGGGGACCGGGAGCTTGGGCGTGCGGCGATACGTGGCTCTCGTTCGCGGACACGGCGGCGAGGACGGCCGTGTGCTGCTCGACATCAAGCAGGCACGACCCTCGTCGATGGCGAAGCACATCGGCGTCCCGCAGCCGGCGTGGAAGTCCGAAGCGCATCGGGTGGTCGAAATCCAGTGGCGGATGCAAGCGATCTCCCCCGCTCTGCTCGCGCCGGTGAGTTTCGGCCGGAGCTCGTTCGTGTTGCGCGAGCTTCAGCCAGTCGAGGATCGACTCGCGCTGGCGCACTGGGACGGCAAGCTGTCGCGCCTGCGGAAAGTGGTCGTGACGATGGGCGAGACGTTGGCCTGGGCGCAACTCCGATCGGCGTCGCGCGAGGGGTCGGCGACCCTCGACGATCTCATCGCGTTCGGTCGCTCGCACGCTTGGCGCGAGAGCGTCTTGGAGTACGCACGACTCTACGCCAACAAGACCGTGCGATACTGGGGCGAGTTCAAGCGGTCGTCGCTCAGCGCCGTGTAG
- a CDS encoding M13 family metallopeptidase, translated as MVFRLRFALAAPLMVAVISSVATAQRGASRVLDRANLDTTCAPCTDFYEFANGTWLKKHTIPPDKTNLGSFGMLGDQNQEVVQKIVIDDANLVRDGEAKAGTNDAKIGSFYLACMDTVALDKAGFTPIKPTLDAIAAAKTTDDIVKLFGTAGGRGGGGGGGGRGGGGVAPFSLGPGTDPRNSKMVILSANQGGLTLNRDDYVSQRPRADSTRTEYVAHVTRTLELLGESNAQALADAKKIFALETTIANITIPQADMRDPVATYHKMTVADFQKTTPHLNWTRYLQQHHTTYAGDVNVRAPSFFKALDSLVAATPVDDWKAFLRWHVTNGAMTSLSAPFRREAFRWQQFSTGVKVQQARMKQCAAGTNGALGEAVGQDWIKRNFSPEAKARATKMVDNLVSALRDRINGLDWMSSETKTQAVAKLNAFLRKVAYPDTWRDYTTLSVKSGSYYTNQQAVAEWNAARTWARLGKAPDRTEWSMTPPTVNASYSSTLNQIQFPAGILQPPFFDPNADDAVNYGALGAVIGHEMTHGFDDSGRQFDADGNLRDWWTPEDAAKYKAAAQLVVDQFNAYTVVDSASHVNGRQTLGENIADLGGLTVAYYAMQKAIAGKPHPKIDGFTPEQRFFLAWAQIWRGLSTQQAQLNQIKTDAHSPGKWRVDGPLSNMPEFKAAWGCKDGDPMVRADNLRARIW; from the coding sequence ATGGTCTTTCGTCTGCGTTTTGCCCTGGCCGCGCCGCTGATGGTGGCGGTCATTTCGTCGGTCGCGACAGCCCAACGGGGGGCGTCGCGCGTGCTCGATCGCGCGAATCTCGACACGACCTGCGCGCCATGCACCGACTTCTATGAATTCGCCAACGGGACGTGGCTAAAAAAGCACACGATTCCGCCCGACAAGACGAACCTCGGCAGCTTCGGCATGCTCGGCGATCAGAACCAGGAGGTCGTCCAGAAGATCGTCATCGACGACGCGAATCTGGTGCGCGACGGGGAGGCCAAGGCAGGCACGAACGACGCCAAGATCGGTAGCTTCTACCTCGCCTGCATGGACACCGTGGCGCTCGACAAGGCCGGCTTCACGCCGATCAAGCCGACGCTCGACGCGATCGCGGCCGCGAAGACGACCGACGACATCGTGAAGCTCTTTGGGACCGCCGGCGGGCGGGGCGGCGGTGGTGGCGGCGGCGGCCGAGGCGGCGGAGGAGTCGCGCCGTTCTCACTCGGGCCGGGCACCGATCCGCGCAACAGCAAAATGGTCATCCTCTCGGCGAACCAGGGCGGGTTGACGCTCAATCGCGACGACTACGTGAGCCAGCGCCCGCGCGCCGATTCCACGAGGACCGAGTACGTCGCGCACGTCACACGCACGCTCGAGTTGCTCGGCGAGAGCAACGCCCAGGCGTTGGCCGACGCGAAGAAGATTTTCGCGCTCGAGACGACGATCGCCAACATCACGATCCCGCAGGCGGACATGCGCGATCCGGTGGCGACGTATCACAAGATGACGGTCGCCGATTTCCAGAAGACCACGCCGCACTTGAACTGGACGCGGTATCTCCAGCAGCACCACACGACCTACGCCGGCGACGTCAACGTGCGGGCGCCGAGCTTCTTCAAGGCGCTCGACTCGCTCGTCGCGGCGACGCCGGTGGACGACTGGAAGGCGTTTCTGCGGTGGCACGTCACGAACGGGGCGATGACGTCGCTCAGCGCGCCATTCCGGCGCGAGGCGTTCCGCTGGCAGCAGTTCTCGACCGGCGTGAAGGTCCAGCAGGCACGCATGAAGCAATGCGCGGCGGGAACGAATGGCGCGCTCGGCGAGGCCGTCGGTCAGGACTGGATCAAACGCAACTTCTCGCCCGAGGCAAAGGCGCGCGCGACGAAGATGGTGGACAACCTCGTTTCCGCGCTGCGCGACCGGATCAACGGGCTCGATTGGATGAGCAGCGAAACCAAGACGCAGGCGGTCGCCAAGCTGAACGCGTTCCTGCGCAAAGTGGCGTATCCCGACACGTGGCGCGACTACACGACGCTGTCGGTCAAATCCGGCTCGTACTATACCAACCAGCAAGCCGTCGCCGAGTGGAACGCCGCGCGGACGTGGGCGCGGCTCGGCAAGGCGCCGGATCGCACGGAGTGGAGCATGACGCCGCCGACCGTGAACGCGTCGTACAGCTCGACGCTCAACCAGATCCAGTTCCCGGCGGGCATTCTTCAACCGCCGTTCTTCGATCCGAACGCGGACGACGCCGTGAACTACGGCGCGCTCGGCGCGGTGATCGGACACGAGATGACGCACGGCTTCGACGACTCGGGTCGCCAATTCGACGCGGACGGCAATCTTCGCGATTGGTGGACGCCGGAAGACGCGGCGAAGTACAAAGCCGCCGCGCAGCTCGTCGTCGACCAGTTCAACGCCTACACCGTCGTGGACAGCGCTTCGCACGTGAACGGCCGACAGACGCTCGGCGAGAACATCGCCGATCTCGGCGGACTGACGGTCGCGTACTACGCGATGCAAAAGGCGATCGCGGGCAAGCCGCATCCCAAGATCGACGGCTTCACGCCGGAACAGCGGTTCTTTCTCGCGTGGGCGCAGATCTGGCGCGGGCTGTCGACGCAGCAGGCGCAGCTGAATCAGATCAAGACAGATGCGCACTCGCCGGGCAAGTGGCGCGTCGACGGGCCGTTGTCGAACATGCCGGAGTTCAAGGCGGCGTGGGGTTGCAAAGACGGCGACCCGATGGTGCGCGCCGACAATCTCCGCGCGAGGATCTGGTAA
- a CDS encoding efflux RND transporter periplasmic adaptor subunit: protein MIIAYHRRARVLASTFFGLLAASGCSKASGTGVQQQGQSGGGGPPPPQVGIVTVSPTTIAEPYELGAQVQPYRRVEVRARVEGIIVERPFTEGSVVSKGQVLYKLDPVKYDAAYRSAVARLDNAKRTVARLEPLIPKHAVAQQDVDNAHSELESSQAAVDAAKKDLDDCVIRAEINGQVGRARLELGARVTGPGDLLTTIDELDPVYVTFHPSSQQLATWERDPRAGALIRRGSSLAVRVVLPDSSLLPRAGRLDFIAPSLDSASGTEEFRATFSNGDRRLLPGQFVRVRLEGFTRAAALAVPQRAVMQGMGRQFVYVVGSGDTVTARDVKPGPWSGQLWIIDSGLSPGDRVIVEGTQKVGPGRVVKPVALADSTKSSAAK from the coding sequence GTGATCATCGCGTATCATCGGCGAGCCCGCGTGCTCGCCTCGACGTTCTTCGGTCTCCTCGCGGCAAGCGGTTGCAGCAAGGCCTCAGGAACAGGCGTACAGCAGCAAGGCCAATCGGGCGGGGGCGGTCCGCCGCCGCCGCAAGTCGGCATCGTGACCGTTTCTCCGACGACGATCGCCGAGCCGTACGAGCTTGGCGCGCAGGTGCAGCCGTACCGCCGCGTCGAGGTTCGCGCGCGTGTCGAAGGCATCATCGTCGAGCGGCCGTTCACCGAAGGCTCGGTCGTCTCGAAGGGACAAGTCCTCTACAAGCTCGATCCCGTCAAATACGACGCGGCATACAGAAGCGCCGTCGCGCGTCTCGACAACGCGAAGCGCACTGTCGCGAGGCTCGAGCCGCTGATTCCGAAGCACGCGGTCGCGCAGCAGGACGTCGACAACGCGCACTCGGAGCTCGAGTCCTCCCAGGCCGCGGTAGACGCGGCAAAAAAAGATCTCGACGACTGCGTGATTCGCGCCGAGATCAACGGACAGGTGGGACGCGCGCGGCTCGAGTTGGGGGCACGCGTCACCGGGCCCGGCGACTTGCTCACCACAATCGATGAGCTGGATCCGGTGTACGTCACGTTTCATCCGTCGTCGCAGCAGCTCGCGACGTGGGAACGGGACCCGCGGGCCGGTGCTCTGATTCGTCGTGGGAGCAGCCTCGCCGTGCGCGTCGTGCTTCCCGACAGCTCGCTGTTGCCGCGGGCCGGGCGGCTCGACTTCATCGCGCCGTCGCTCGACTCGGCGAGCGGCACGGAGGAATTCCGTGCCACGTTCTCGAACGGCGACCGGCGCTTGCTGCCGGGACAGTTCGTGCGCGTTCGGCTCGAAGGATTCACTCGGGCAGCGGCGCTCGCCGTTCCCCAGCGCGCGGTGATGCAGGGAATGGGTCGGCAGTTCGTCTACGTCGTCGGCAGCGGCGACACCGTCACGGCGCGCGACGTGAAGCCCGGGCCGTGGAGCGGCCAGCTCTGGATCATCGACTCCGGGTTGTCGCCCGGTGATCGCGTGATCGTCGAGGGAACTCAGAAGGTCGGTCCGGGGCGCGTGGTGAAGCCGGTGGCGCTCGCCGACAGCACGAAATCCTCGGCGGCAAAATGA
- a CDS encoding multidrug efflux RND transporter permease subunit, producing the protein MSEPRYFFIRRPIFGAVISIVITLLGLFAIHLLPVTRYPQITPPAVRIQTNYPGASSEDAAQAVAAPIEEQLAGLQGMLYYASSNSSDGSTTINVTFDVSRNQDLAAVDVQNAEKLAEPQLPDAVRTNGITILKANTDILAVVALQSSDPRYDATYLANYMKLFVVDELKRVPGVGDATPFPARDFSMLLQLDPDKMAQLSLTVSDIAAAVREQNATNPAGRLGAEPSPPGTQLTLPITTIGRLQNPEEFNDIVIRARPDGSVIRLRDIGRATLGARSYDLEGRLNGVPTAFVLLYMRPGANALAVKQAVVDRLGEMQSGFPQGVKWALPFDTTPFVSASIHEVTITLVEAMILVTLVVFLFLQSWRATLIPMLAVPVSVIGTFLGLLAFGMSINVLTLFGLVLAIGIVVDDAIVVIENVERIMASEGLEPRLAADKAIRQVGSALVAIVLVLCSVFVPVAFIGGVTGELFKQFAMTIVIAVVLSGLVALTLTPALCALLLTESEATHTTGFFGWFNRLFTKATNGYVGAVDSVIRRPPMWVGMFVVIVALAGFFWRKIPTAFIPTEDKGYMALSVQLPDAASLQRTEATVASIEKILRAEPAVRNIVALVGLDLLTQSSATNGATVFLNVKPWDERSSHDALDSIASRVNRKLFALPDAQAFGFNLPEVPGLGITAGVEINLQNRNGQDIRTFAQHVAEFRAAVNQLPAAGGLNTTFRAAVPQVYVTVDRTAAKARGINLTDLFATLQANLSSLYINDFNLQGKTYRVQAQAQPQFRQTPADIGKLYVRGANNTMVPVSAVTTISFRSAPTVVPRFNGFTSAQFTGTPKPGHSTGELLHQVDDLIANQFASAGLGVSYSGQSFQERASSGDAAVVFALGLVLVFLVLAAQYESWSVPFAVLFGVPFGVLGALLGIWIRRQPNDIYFQVGLITVVGLAAKNAILIVEFANELRMHGMSIRQAAVEAARERLRPILMTSFAFILGVLPLMLASGAGAVSRHSIGTGVFAGMLFATTVGIFFIPLFFRIIRGVAEGKSKTEPAAPEAVVAPTTEHA; encoded by the coding sequence ATGAGCGAGCCGCGCTACTTCTTCATCCGGCGCCCGATCTTCGGCGCCGTGATCTCGATCGTCATCACGCTGCTCGGTCTGTTCGCGATTCACCTGCTGCCGGTGACGCGGTATCCGCAGATCACGCCGCCCGCGGTGCGCATTCAGACGAACTATCCGGGAGCGTCGTCGGAGGACGCGGCACAGGCCGTCGCGGCGCCGATCGAGGAGCAACTGGCGGGACTGCAGGGCATGCTCTACTACGCGTCGTCGAACTCGAGCGACGGGTCGACGACGATCAACGTGACATTCGACGTATCGCGCAACCAGGACCTCGCGGCGGTCGACGTTCAGAACGCCGAGAAGTTGGCGGAGCCTCAGCTGCCGGACGCGGTGCGCACGAACGGCATCACGATCCTCAAGGCGAACACCGACATCCTCGCGGTGGTCGCGCTCCAGTCGAGCGATCCGCGCTACGACGCGACGTATCTCGCGAACTACATGAAGCTGTTCGTCGTGGACGAGCTGAAGCGCGTGCCGGGCGTCGGCGACGCGACGCCGTTCCCGGCGCGCGACTTCTCGATGCTGCTCCAGCTCGACCCCGACAAGATGGCGCAACTCAGCCTCACGGTGAGCGACATCGCCGCGGCGGTGCGAGAGCAGAACGCGACGAATCCGGCGGGGCGCCTGGGTGCCGAGCCGTCGCCGCCGGGCACGCAACTCACGCTGCCGATCACGACGATCGGCCGGCTTCAAAACCCGGAAGAGTTCAACGACATCGTGATCCGGGCGCGCCCCGACGGCTCGGTGATACGGTTACGGGACATCGGGCGCGCTACGCTCGGCGCGCGAAGCTATGATCTCGAAGGACGTCTCAACGGCGTGCCGACCGCGTTCGTGCTGCTCTACATGCGGCCGGGCGCCAACGCGCTCGCCGTGAAGCAGGCGGTCGTCGATCGGCTGGGCGAGATGCAGTCCGGCTTCCCGCAAGGGGTGAAGTGGGCGCTGCCGTTCGACACGACGCCGTTCGTGAGCGCGTCGATCCACGAAGTCACGATCACGCTCGTCGAAGCGATGATTCTCGTGACGCTGGTCGTGTTCCTCTTCTTGCAGAGCTGGCGCGCGACGCTGATACCGATGCTCGCCGTGCCGGTGAGCGTCATCGGCACGTTCCTCGGTCTCTTGGCGTTCGGCATGTCGATCAACGTGCTGACGTTGTTCGGCCTCGTGTTGGCGATCGGCATCGTCGTCGACGACGCGATCGTCGTGATCGAGAACGTCGAGCGCATCATGGCGAGCGAGGGGCTCGAGCCGCGTCTCGCCGCGGACAAGGCGATTCGCCAGGTGGGGAGTGCCCTGGTCGCGATCGTGCTCGTGCTGTGTTCCGTGTTCGTGCCGGTCGCGTTCATCGGCGGCGTGACGGGCGAGTTGTTCAAGCAGTTTGCGATGACGATCGTCATCGCCGTCGTGCTGTCGGGGCTGGTCGCGTTGACGTTGACGCCGGCGCTCTGCGCGCTCTTGCTCACCGAATCCGAAGCGACGCACACGACGGGCTTCTTCGGCTGGTTCAATCGCCTCTTCACGAAAGCCACGAATGGCTACGTCGGCGCGGTTGACTCCGTGATCCGCCGCCCGCCGATGTGGGTCGGCATGTTCGTGGTGATCGTGGCGCTGGCGGGATTCTTCTGGCGCAAGATTCCGACGGCGTTCATTCCGACGGAAGACAAAGGGTACATGGCGCTGTCGGTGCAGCTTCCCGACGCCGCGTCGCTCCAGCGCACCGAAGCGACCGTTGCCTCGATCGAAAAGATTCTGCGCGCCGAGCCGGCCGTACGAAACATCGTCGCGCTCGTCGGTCTCGATCTTCTCACTCAGTCGAGCGCGACGAACGGCGCCACCGTGTTCCTCAACGTGAAACCGTGGGACGAGCGCTCGTCGCACGACGCGCTCGATTCGATCGCGTCGCGCGTGAACCGCAAGCTGTTCGCGCTCCCCGACGCGCAGGCGTTCGGGTTCAACCTGCCCGAAGTGCCGGGACTCGGCATCACGGCGGGCGTCGAGATCAACTTGCAGAACCGCAACGGCCAGGACATCCGCACCTTCGCCCAGCACGTGGCCGAGTTCCGGGCGGCGGTGAATCAACTGCCGGCGGCGGGCGGACTCAATACGACGTTCCGTGCCGCGGTGCCGCAGGTGTACGTCACGGTGGATCGCACGGCCGCCAAGGCGCGCGGGATCAACCTCACCGACCTGTTCGCGACCCTGCAGGCGAATCTCTCGTCGCTCTACATCAACGACTTCAATCTTCAGGGCAAGACCTACCGGGTGCAGGCGCAGGCCCAGCCGCAGTTCCGGCAGACTCCGGCCGACATCGGCAAGCTCTACGTGCGCGGCGCGAACAACACGATGGTGCCCGTTTCCGCCGTGACGACGATCAGCTTCCGCAGCGCGCCGACGGTCGTACCCAGGTTCAATGGATTCACGTCGGCGCAGTTCACCGGAACGCCGAAGCCGGGACACAGCACGGGCGAATTGCTGCATCAAGTCGACGACCTGATCGCCAACCAGTTCGCCTCGGCGGGACTTGGCGTGTCCTACTCCGGCCAGTCGTTCCAGGAGCGCGCGTCGAGCGGTGACGCGGCCGTGGTCTTCGCGCTCGGACTCGTGCTCGTGTTCTTGGTGCTTGCGGCGCAGTACGAGAGCTGGTCGGTGCCGTTCGCGGTCTTGTTCGGCGTGCCCTTTGGTGTGCTGGGCGCGCTACTCGGCATTTGGATTCGCCGCCAGCCGAACGACATCTACTTCCAGGTGGGACTGATCACCGTCGTCGGACTCGCGGCGAAGAACGCGATTCTGATCGTGGAGTTCGCGAACGAGCTGCGCATGCACGGCATGAGCATTCGCCAAGCGGCGGTCGAAGCGGCGCGAGAGCGATTGCGGCCGATCCTCATGACCTCGTTCGCGTTCATCCTCGGCGTACTGCCGCTGATGTTGGCGAGCGGCGCCGGCGCGGTGAGCCGGCACTCGATCGGCACCGGCGTGTTCGCGGGAATGCTGTTCGCGACGACAGTCGGAATCTTCTTCATTCCCCTCTTCTTCCGCATCATTCGCGGTGTCGCCGAGGGAAAAAGCAAAACGGAGCCCGCGGCGCCCGAAGCGGTGGTCGCGCCGACGACGGAGCACGCATGA